A part of Loxodonta africana isolate mLoxAfr1 chromosome 11, mLoxAfr1.hap2, whole genome shotgun sequence genomic DNA contains:
- the LOC135232689 gene encoding olfactory receptor 2A1/2A42-like: protein MGQTAWNGTGTFEFMLVGLWARPPLRPLLWTTFLAAYLATVLGNGALVGLIALDQRLHRPMYRLLTHLALLDTAYVSTTLPQALAHMVARRSTLSLARCGAQLYVGISLGSCEAILLAAMALDRCLAVCQPLRYAAIMTPKCCATLASAAWALGFLLSMPNAVAALRLPFCPGRPPVNHFFCELPAVLRTACADTTANQMLVYGLGTPILLVPLAFILVSYALILGQVGKLPSAKSRLKALTTCSSHLTVVGLFYGTVTAMYLGRRGSRALPTKHHKLVAVFYLVVTPVLNPLIYSLRNREVHAAARYALARLSGSRIVLG from the coding sequence ATGGGCCAAACCGCCTGGAATGGGACCGGTACCTTCGAGTTCATGCTGGTGGGGCTGTGGGCGCGGCCGCCCCTACGCCCCTTGCTGTGGACGACTTTCCTGGCGGCCTATCTGGCCACAGTCCTGGGCAATGGCGCGCTGGTGGGACTGATAGCACTGGACCAGCGGCTCCACCGGCCCATGTACCGCCTGCTGACCCACCTGGCGCTGCTGGACACTGCGTACGTGAGCACCACGCTGCCACAGGCGCTGGCGCACATGGTTGCACGCAGGTCCACCCTCTCCCTGGCGCGTTGCGGTGCGCAGCTGTACGTGGGTATCTCGCTGGGCAGCTGTGAGGCTATCCTCCTGGCCGCAATGGCCCTAGATCGCTGCCTGGCCGTGTGCCAGCCCCTGCGCTACGCGGCTATTATGACACCCAAGTGCTGCGCCACCTTGGCCAGTGCCGCGTGGGCGTTGGGTTTTCTGTTGTCCATGCCCAACGCCGTGGCTGCATTGCGTCTGCCCTTCTGCCCTGGGAGGCCCCCAGTGAACCACTTCTTCTGCGAGCTGCCTGCGGTGCTGAGGACAGCGTGCGCAGACACCACGGCCAACCAGATGCTGGTCTATGGCTTGGGCACTCCTATCCTTCTGGTGCCTTTGGCCTTCATCCTTGTGTCCTATGCCCTGATCCTGGGCCAGGTGGGCAAGCTTCCGTCAGCCAAGAGCCGCCTCAAGGCACTGACCACCTGCAGCTCACACCTGACCGTGGTGGGTCTCTTCTATGGCACCGTGACCGCCATGTACCTGGGCCGCCGGGGCTCCAGAGCCCTCCCCACCAAACATCACAAGCTGGTGGCTGTGTTCTACCTTGTGGTCACACCCGTCCTGAATCCACTCATCTACAGCCTCCGAAATCGCGAGGTCCATGCTGCAGCCCGATATGCGCTGGCCCGGCTCTCAGGATCGCGCATTGTGCTGGGCTGA